A DNA window from Trichosurus vulpecula isolate mTriVul1 chromosome 2, mTriVul1.pri, whole genome shotgun sequence contains the following coding sequences:
- the CLDN16 gene encoding claudin-16 translates to MPGPSLLPLACLALLSTALLLTATWTDCWVVNSDDSLEVSHKCQGLWRACVTNLLDGIRTCDQYDSILATHPRRRVLTRSLLLVAGLLCSCGLVALLLTLTQAQFLGTDSRTRIQLAWAAGCLLGAGGFPGVLGSLWFAVEVAMERTLPTQPRGPLTGYYEWGWSCWLGIVGSAGCMATALGLACCLPGLWVPGRRGPGHQIRSRLHPQAIYILDSSV, encoded by the exons ATGCCAGGACCCAGTCTCTTACCGCTGGCCTGCCTGGCCCTGCTCTCTACGGCCTTGCTGCTCACGGCCACTTGGACAGACTGCTGGGTGGTTAACTCCGACGATAGTCTGGAG GTGAGCCATAAGTGCCAGGGGCTGTGGCGGGCGTGTGTCACCAATCTACTGGATGGGATCCGGACCTGTGACCAGTATGATTCCATCCTGGCCACCCATCCAC ggCGGCGGGTACTGACCAGGTCCCTTTTGCTCGTGGCTGGGCTGCTGTGTAGCTGTGGGTTGGTGGCCCTGCTCCTCACTCTGACCCAGGCACAGTTCCTGGGGACTGACTCCAGGACAAGGATTCAGCTGGCCTGGGCAGCAGGCTGCCTCTTAGGTGCTGGAg GGTTCCCTGGAGTGCTGGGCTCACTCTGGTTTGCTGTGGAGGTGGCTATGGAGCGAACCTTACCTACTCAGCCCCGAGGACCCCTTACTGGCTACTATGAGTGGGGCTGGTCGTGCTGGTTAGGCATTGTGGGATCTGCTGGCTGCATGGCCACTGCCTTGGGCCTGGCCTGCTGTCTTCCAGGCCTCTGGGTCCCAG GCAGGAGAGGCCCTGGGCACCAAATCAGAAGCCGGCTGCACCCACAAGCCATATATATCCTGGACtccagtgtctaa
- the CLDN19 gene encoding claudin-19: MANSGFQLLGYFLALGGWVGIIASTALPQWKQSSYAGDAIITAVGLYEGLWMSCASQSTGQVQCKLYDSLLALDVHIQTSRALMVVSVLLGFIGVVVSVVGMKCTRVGDSSPVTKSRVAMSGGALFLLAGLCTLTAVSWYAALVTQEFFNPNTPVNARYEFGPALFVGWASASLIMLGGSFLCCTCPEGERLSPQQPYRAGPSSAAAREQIVKVPAPMRGDPGL; encoded by the exons ATGGCCAACTCTGGCTTCCAGCTCCTGGGCTACTTCCTGGCGCTGGGGGGCTGGGTGGGCATCATTGCCAGCACAGCCCTGCCCCAATGGAAACAGTCCTCGTATGCGGGGGACGCCATCATCACAGCGGTCGGCCTCTACGAGGGACTCTGGATGTCTTGTGCCTCTCAGAGCACCGGCCAGGTGCAATGCAAGCTCTATGACTCTCTGCTCGCCCTGGACG TTCACATCCAGACTTCACGAGCTCTCATGGTGGTCTCTGTGCTCCTGGGCTTCATTGGGGTGGTCGTCAGTGTGGTGGGCATGAAATGCACCCGGGTAGGAGACAGCAGCCCTGTGACAAAGAGCCGGGTCGCTATGTCGGGCGGTGCCCTCTTCCTCCTGGCAG GGCTTTGTACACTGACTGCAGTCTCCTGGTACGCCGCTCTGGTAACCCAGGAGTTCTTCAATCCCAACACACCAGTCAATGCCAG gtaTGAGTTTGGGCCAGCACTGTTTGTGGGCTGGGCATCTGCCAGCCTCATCATGCTGGGTGGTTCCTTCCTCTGCTGCACCTGTCCTGAAGGAGAGAGACTCAGTCCCCAGCAACCCTATCGAGCTGGGCCTTCCTCTGCAGCTGCTCGGGA ACAAATTGTAAAAGTGCCTGCACCCATGAGGGGAGACCCAGGCTTgtaa